From the genome of Terriglobales bacterium:
GATAGATACCAGTTCAATGTGCCGGAGAGAAGCGCGATCGCGAACCACACTGCAAGCGTCACCAGCAGGAACAAGCCGGTGCTGTTCTCTTCTCCGCGCGTGGCTGCCAGCCCGGCCACAAACATGGCCCCGCCGTAGGCCAGCAGCGTGGCCAGAGCAAGCGCTGCGCGCAGGAAGTTGATGCCGGCCACGGCGCGAATGTTGGTCCGGCCTTCTTCAGGGACCACAGCGCGCAGCGTCGCAGTTCGGCCGACCGTCGCGGCCGCCACCCACAGAGCGGCCACCGCCGGAAGAATCACGGCAAGAATCGCCAGCAGGGTCCCACCCGCTCCACGGAAGATCTCTGCGACTGCCTCCGCCATGAGGCTCGGAACGCGGCTGCGCAACAGAACCAAGTTGCTGTCAGAAACCTTGAGCGTAGAAAGGAAGCGGGCGGCACCTCCCGCCAGGATAGCGATCGCCCCCGCACCGAACGCCCATCTCCACGTGATCTCGGCCAGGGCCAGGCCGGGATTGCGCCCTACGGTGCGCAACCCGTCGCGGAACGGAGAAGGCATGCGGGAAGGATAGCACCCGACCGCCACTCGTCCGCATTGCGTCCGGACTAGCGAACGACGATGTTTACCAGCTTGCCGGGCACGACGATGGCCTTTACCAACTGCTTGCCGTCGAGTGCGGCGCGGACTTTTTCTTCTGCCAGGGCGCGCTTGCGTACATCGTCCTCGCCGAGGTCGGCAGGAATGAGCAGGCGGCTCCGCAGCTTGCCGTTCACCTGGACGGCGATCTCGATCTCCTCCTCCCTGGCCAACTCCGGATCGTAGGTCGGCCAGGATGCGCGCAGCAGGTTGGACTTCTCGCCGAGCATCTCCCAGAGTTCATGCGCGAGGAACGGCGCGAAGGGGGCGAGCAGCAAGCTGAGCGTGCGCAGCGCCTCGGCGACCAGAGTCCTGGGAATGATACCGCGGACGATGGCATCCTCCTGAGCGTAGAGCGCGTTCATCAGTTCCATCACCGCAGCGATGGAAGTGTTGAAATGCCAGCGGCCCTGAAAATCATCGCTGACCCGGCGGATGGTCTGATGGAGCTTGCGCTGCAAAGCGCGGGCCTCGGGTGACAGCGACGCAGCAACCTGCGGCTTTCCGGGTTGCGCCGCAACGGCGTGCGCATGCTTATGCGCGAAGCGATACACACGCCCCAGGAAGCGTGAGATGCCCTCGACGCCAGCGTCCTGCCAGTCGAGATCGCGGTCCGGCGGCGCCGCGAACAGCGTGTACAGGCGGGTGGCGTCGGCGCCGTAGCGGGCCACCATCTCATCCGGCGTCACCACATTGCCCAGGCTCTTGGACATCTTGGCGCCGTCCTTGATGACCATGCCCTGGGTGAAAAGCCGCGCCACCGGTTCGGAATTCTTGACCAGCCCGAGGTCACGCATGACCTTGGTCCAGAAGCGCGAGTAGATGAGGTGGAGGATGGCGTGCTCCACGCCGCCGATGTACTGGTCAATGGGAAACCAGTACGCGGCCACTTTGGGGTCGAACGGCGCCTGGTCGTTGCGTGAGTCGGTGTAACGGTAGAAGTACCAGGACGAATCCACGAAGGTGTCCATGGTGTCGGTTTCACGCAGCGCTCCCCCGCCGCAGCGGGGACAGGTGGTGTTGACCCAGTCTTCGGCACGGGCCAGGGGTGAGCCGCCTTCGAGCGTGATCTCCACATCCGCGGGCAACACCACGGGCAGATCCTCCTCCGGCACCGGAACGATGCCGCAGGCGTGGCAATACAGCATGGGGATGGGAGTGCCCCAATAGCGCTGACGACTGATTCCCCAATCCTTCAAGCGATACGTGACGGTTGCGCGCCCAAAGCCCTGCTTTTGCGCATACTCCGTCATGACGCGAATAGCCTCAGCGCAACCCAATTCGCTGAAATCCCCGCTGTTGATCAGGATGCTGTCGAGGTGGGTGAAAGGTAGCAGCGGCGGTTCGGCCTCGCCTTCTGCGGGAGGCTCGCCTTCTCGCCGCGGCAAGATGACCACGCGAATGTCCAGGTCATATTTCTTGGCGAAGTCGTAATCGCGCTCGTCATGTGCCGGGACACTCATGATGGCCCCGGTGCCGTATTCCATCAGGACGTAGTTCGCCACCCAGATGGGCAGGCGCTCGCCGTTGTAAGGATTGACGGCCAAGCGTCCTGTGGGAACGCCGTGTTTTTCAATGGCGCCGACGTCACCGACCTCGCGCGCCTTCTGCTGCTCGGCCAGGAGTTCGCGGACTTTCTCACCGAGCTCGGCATCGGCGGCAACAAGATCGGCGACCAGAGGATGCTGGGGCGCAAGCTGGAGCGAGGTGGCGCCGAAGATCGTGTCCACGCGGGTGGTGAAGACGGTGATGATGGAACCGGCCTGACCCGCAGGACCCTCGAGTTTGAAGTCGATGCTGGCCCCTTCGCTGCGGCCGATCCAGTTGCGCTGCATCACGCGCACTTTCTCCGGCCAACCCTCGAGTTCGTCCAGTTCGCGAAGCAGCTCGTCAGCGTATTCGGTGATGCGCAGGAACCACTGTTCGAGTTCGCGCTGCTCTACGGGAGTGTCTTCGTGCCGTCAGCAACAACCGCCTACGACCTGCTCGTTGGCCAGTACGGTGGCACAACGGGGACACCAATTGACGCGGCTCTTCTTGCGGTACACCAGTCCGCGCTCGTACATCTTGAGGAAGAACCACTGGTTCCAGCGGTAGTACTCGGGCTGGCAACTGGCGACTTCGGTGGACCAGTCGTACGCGAAGCCCAGGCGCTTCATCTGCGCCTTCATGTTCTTGATGTTGCGCAACGTCCATTCGCGCGGCGCAACCTTGGCCTGGATGGCGGCGTTCTCGGCGGGCAGGCCGAAGGCGTCCCAGCCCATGGGATGGAGCACGTTGTAGCCACGCATCCACATCTGGCGGGCCAGCGCATCGCCGATGGCATAGTTCCGGACGTGACCCATGTGCAACGCACCCGAAGGGTACGGCAGCATCTCCAGCACGTAGTACTTGGGACGCGGAGAAGACGCGGGCTCGGCGCGGTAGAGTGCCGCGTCTGCCTCGAAGCGCTCCAGCCACTTCTGATCGATGCGGTGTGGCTGGTAGCGCTCCTCCTGCGGGGCGGCGGGCGGTGCCTTCTTGGCTCGCTTGGGCTTGGTCATTCGTTGTCTGTTTGTCTCTTTAGCCAATGCCTTCCCCTGCCAGTCGCCGCAGCATCGTTACGTTCCTGCGGTCGTCGCCCGGCCTGTCGATCGGCGTCTCCGCGATGAAGGCGGCGTGCGCCAGCCGCGGATCGCGCAGCAAGCGGCGAAAAGCCTCCCGACCGATCATGCCTCGCCCGATGTGCTGATGACGATCCAGGCGCGAACCGCGCGCTGCCTTGGCGTCATTCGCGTGCCAGACGCGCACGTTGCCCAGGCCGACGGTGGCCTCCAGCTCGGCCAGCGTTGCCGCATATCCATCTTCGCTCACAATGTCGTAACCGGCAACGTGGGTGTGGCAGGTGTCAATGCAAGCTCCGGCGGGCACATGCGAACCGAGCCGCTGGACCAGCGCGGCGACTTCCTCGAAGGGCGCGCCCAGGGAGCATCCAGCGCCGGCCGTGTTTTCGATGAGGATGGTCAGACCGCAAGCCGCAAGGTCGAAACCGTCTGCGGCCCGGGCGACCGATTCAGGCACCCGCGCGATGCCCGCAGCGCGCGTCCCGCCGCGGAACGAGCCCGGATGCACCACCAGGAACTCGGTACGCAGAAGCATCGCACGCTCCACCTCCTTCCGGAACGCCGCTACGGAACGCCGGCGCAGCTCGGCGTCCGACCCCGCCAGGTTGATCAGATAGTTGGCATGGATCACGAGCGGCTTCAGCCGGTAGCGCGAGCGCAACTGGCAGAATGCCACGGCTCGTGCCGGAGAAATCTCCGCCGCTTTCCACTGGCGCGGGCTGGAAGAGAATATCTGAAAGGCGTTGCAGCCCAGGCGCCAGGCACGCTCCGCGGCGTTCTCCACGCCCCCGGCCACGGAAGTGTGGATGCCGATACGCCGCAGCATGCTCACGGCCGGACGCCGCGGCAAAGCGGGCTTGCGAACGTCTTGCTCTTCGGCCATGGAGCGCGCCACGGCTGCTCCTATTCCGGCGCCGGGTGCGGCAGGAAAGGCTTGATGGCGATCTGGTTGGGCCGCTTGCCGACCGGCACCAGGGTGAGCAGCCGCAGTGTGGGCACGTCGACGTCACGCGCCCGGTCGCGGACCACCGCAGTGCGAATCACAGCCACGTCGCTTGATCCCGAGTTCACCACCAGAAGGTGATCCTGTGCCGGAGTCAGCGCCAGCGCGTCTGGCCGGCTGCCGACGTGAAGAGTGGTGAGCAACCGGCCGGTATCGATGCTGAACATGGCCACGGTGTCGGAGCCGAAATTGCTCACGTAGAGATACCGGTTATCCGCGCTAACCACGCCGCGCACAGGATTTTCCCCTATGAGATAGCTGCCCCCAACCTCGTTGGTCGTCGTGGTGATGTCACTGAACGTGTTGGAATCGTAGTTGGCAACAAAAATCTGGCCGCCATCCGGCTTGAGAGCAAGGTGAATGGGTGTTTTGCCTGCATCCAGCAAGGCCAGCAACTTGTCACTGGAGAGGTCCACGGCGGCGACCTGGGCCGAGCCGGTGCAGGCGATGAACGCCTTGGACGAATCGGGCAGCAGCGCAATGTCTTCCGGCGACTTGCATAGCGGGATGGTGGCGCGCACCGCGAGCTTGGCTGCGTCGAGGATGGCGACCGCGTCCTGGGCCCGAAGCGAAACCACCACCAGCGTTCCGTCAGGAGTCACGCGGGCCAATCCTGGCGACGCGCCCACGGGCACGGTAGCGATGACGGCGTGCCTCTCCAGATCGATCACGCTCACGTTGCCCGAACCGGAGTTAGCCACATAGCCGCGCTTGCCGTCGGCCGCAACGTCAATGAAATAGGGTCGATGATGGACGCCAATCGTGGCCACCACGCGGTGGTGGACAGTCTCGATGACACTGACGTTGTCCGAGCCCGAGTTCACCACGTAGATCTCGCTCTTCCGGGGATTGGCCGCGATGCCGGTCGGGTTCTCCCCTACGCGGATGGTGGTGGTGGACCGGAAGCTGAGCAGGTCGATGACCGTGACCGTATCTGAACCACCGTTGGTGACGTAGGCAAAGGCAGGAACGCGATCAGACGGCTGGGTGCGGCAACCACCAAGGATGGCGCCGACCGTCAGGGCCCAGACGGCGAATGCTTGTGCCCGACTCAAGGTACTAGTGGGTGGCGGCAGCTTGCGGGCTGGAGGCGGGCGCCGAAACGCTCCGCCGGAGCACGGCAGCGATCTGGCGAATCTCGTTCATCAGGGTATCGAATTGATCGGGATACACCGACTGCTTGCCGTCGGAAAGGGCGCGGTCGGGGTCGCTATGGACCTCGATGAGAAGGCCGTCAGCGCCCGCGGCCACGGCCGCCCGCGACATGGGCAACACCTTGTTCCGCTTGCCTGTGCCATGGCTCGGATCGACGAGGATGGGCAGATGGCTCAGCCGCTCCACGGCGGGGACCACGCTGAGATCCAGAGTATTGCGGGTGTGGTCGGCAAAGGTGCGGACCCCGCGCTCGCACAGGATCACGCTGTAGTTGCCCTCGCTCATGATGTACTCGGCCGCCATCAGGAACTCTTCCAAGGTAGCCGCCATGCCGCGTTTGAGCAGCACAGGCTTCCTGGCGCGGCCGGCCCGCTTGAGCAATGAAAAGTTCTGCATGTTGCGGGCGCCGATTTGGATCACGTCGGCGTACTCCTCTACCAGGTCGAGCGAGTCGCTATCCACCGCCTCGGTAACGATACGCAAGCCGAACTGCCGGCGCACATCCGCCAGGATGCGCAAGCCTTCTTCGCCCAAGCCCTGGAAGGAGTACGGTGAAGTCCGAGGCTTGTAGGCGC
Proteins encoded in this window:
- the aroF gene encoding 3-deoxy-7-phosphoheptulonate synthase; translation: MLVVMQTHATEEQVRAVCAKIESLGFRAHSMPGASRTAIGITGNQGPIEGGGLEEMPGVAEVIRVTKPYKLVSRDVKEEKTVIRFPDSPATIGGTELAIIAGPCAVESREQATAVAERVVRAGAQFFRGGAYKPRTSPYSFQGLGEEGLRILADVRRQFGLRIVTEAVDSDSLDLVEEYADVIQIGARNMQNFSLLKRAGRARKPVLLKRGMAATLEEFLMAAEYIMSEGNYSVILCERGVRTFADHTRNTLDLSVVPAVERLSHLPILVDPSHGTGKRNKVLPMSRAAVAAGADGLLIEVHSDPDRALSDGKQSVYPDQFDTLMNEIRQIAAVLRRSVSAPASSPQAAATH
- a CDS encoding beta-propeller fold lactonase family protein, which produces MSRAQAFAVWALTVGAILGGCRTQPSDRVPAFAYVTNGGSDTVTVIDLLSFRSTTTIRVGENPTGIAANPRKSEIYVVNSGSDNVSVIETVHHRVVATIGVHHRPYFIDVAADGKRGYVANSGSGNVSVIDLERHAVIATVPVGASPGLARVTPDGTLVVVSLRAQDAVAILDAAKLAVRATIPLCKSPEDIALLPDSSKAFIACTGSAQVAAVDLSSDKLLALLDAGKTPIHLALKPDGGQIFVANYDSNTFSDITTTTNEVGGSYLIGENPVRGVVSADNRYLYVSNFGSDTVAMFSIDTGRLLTTLHVGSRPDALALTPAQDHLLVVNSGSSDVAVIRTAVVRDRARDVDVPTLRLLTLVPVGKRPNQIAIKPFLPHPAPE
- a CDS encoding class I tRNA ligase family protein, with product MQRNWIGRSEGASIDFKLEGPAGQAGSIITVFTTRVDTIFGATSLQLAPQHPLVADLVAADAELGEKVRELLAEQQKAREVGDVGAIEKHGVPTGRLAVNPYNGERLPIWVANYVLMEYGTGAIMSVPAHDERDYDFAKKYDLDIRVVILPRREGEPPAEGEAEPPLLPFTHLDSILINSGDFSELGCAEAIRVMTEYAQKQGFGRATVTYRLKDWGISRQRYWGTPIPMLYCHACGIVPVPEEDLPVVLPADVEITLEGGSPLARAEDWVNTTCPRCGGGALRETDTMDTFVDSSWYFYRYTDSRNDQAPFDPKVAAYWFPIDQYIGGVEHAILHLIYSRFWTKVMRDLGLVKNSEPVARLFTQGMVIKDGAKMSKSLGNVVTPDEMVARYGADATRLYTLFAAPPDRDLDWQDAGVEGISRFLGRVYRFAHKHAHAVAAQPGKPQVAASLSPEARALQRKLHQTIRRVSDDFQGRWHFNTSIAAVMELMNALYAQEDAIVRGIIPRTLVAEALRTLSLLLAPFAPFLAHELWEMLGEKSNLLRASWPTYDPELAREEEIEIAVQVNGKLRSRLLIPADLGEDDVRKRALAEEKVRAALDGKQLVKAIVVPGKLVNIVVR
- a CDS encoding class I tRNA ligase family protein, which produces MTKPKRAKKAPPAAPQEERYQPHRIDQKWLERFEADAALYRAEPASSPRPKYYVLEMLPYPSGALHMGHVRNYAIGDALARQMWMRGYNVLHPMGWDAFGLPAENAAIQAKVAPREWTLRNIKNMKAQMKRLGFAYDWSTEVASCQPEYYRWNQWFFLKMYERGLVYRKKSRVNWCPRCATVLANEQVVGGCC
- a CDS encoding deoxyribonuclease IV, producing MARSMAEEQDVRKPALPRRPAVSMLRRIGIHTSVAGGVENAAERAWRLGCNAFQIFSSSPRQWKAAEISPARAVAFCQLRSRYRLKPLVIHANYLINLAGSDAELRRRSVAAFRKEVERAMLLRTEFLVVHPGSFRGGTRAAGIARVPESVARAADGFDLAACGLTILIENTAGAGCSLGAPFEEVAALVQRLGSHVPAGACIDTCHTHVAGYDIVSEDGYAATLAELEATVGLGNVRVWHANDAKAARGSRLDRHQHIGRGMIGREAFRRLLRDPRLAHAAFIAETPIDRPGDDRRNVTMLRRLAGEGIG